A window from Magnetospirillum sp. 15-1 encodes these proteins:
- a CDS encoding ester cyclase, with protein MLEAVMNNSSIKSISAEDKKRIATEFYIEFVVNLKFDLEGKYIGKSYRQHNPMIADGIEGLKAFAAHFKGLYPEVRVDFKKVFVDGDYVITHSNVFLQPNSRGMAVVDIFRFEGDKVVEHWDVIQEVPAESMNSNTMF; from the coding sequence ATGCTGGAGGCTGTAATGAATAACAGTTCAATAAAGTCCATATCTGCTGAGGACAAGAAGCGGATAGCGACAGAATTTTATATTGAGTTTGTTGTTAACCTGAAGTTCGACCTTGAGGGGAAATATATAGGCAAGAGTTATCGGCAGCATAATCCGATGATTGCCGATGGAATTGAGGGCCTCAAGGCATTCGCCGCCCATTTCAAGGGGCTTTATCCCGAGGTCAGAGTTGATTTCAAGAAAGTGTTCGTTGACGGTGATTATGTAATTACCCATTCAAACGTATTTCTCCAGCCCAATTCCCGCGGAATGGCTGTTGTTGATATCTTCCGATTTGAAGGTGACAAGGTGGTTGAGCACTGGGATGTCATCCAGGAAGTTCCTGCCGAATCCATGAACAGCAATACGATGTTTTAG
- a CDS encoding LysR family transcriptional regulator gives MVVPDLNLLIVLDVLIEEGSVTRAAERMGMSAPSMSRALARIRHTMGDPILVRAGRNLVPTPRALALRDQVHTLVEGASALLRPEGPVSFATLERRFTIRTNEGFTGAFAARLLARITEKAPKVVLRFAPEGDGDDDALREGRIDLDIGALRAMGPEVRVQTIFRDHHVGIVRPGHPILSEPITPESFARFDHISVSRRGRAEGPIDRALAELGLARRTALIVPSFLSAMFALPGSDLVAMVPTLTLSGIPDLGLALSTFDIPLPMETVVVAQAWHPRLNHDAANRFLRETVREVCAGQWHQRIS, from the coding sequence ATGGTGGTTCCGGACTTGAATTTGCTGATCGTTCTCGACGTGCTGATCGAGGAAGGTAGTGTCACGCGCGCAGCCGAACGCATGGGGATGAGCGCCCCATCCATGAGTCGGGCATTGGCAAGGATACGTCACACCATGGGCGACCCCATTCTGGTCCGCGCCGGTCGCAATCTGGTGCCGACACCGCGGGCGCTGGCGCTCCGCGATCAGGTTCACACCCTGGTCGAGGGGGCTTCGGCCCTGCTGCGGCCGGAAGGGCCGGTGTCCTTCGCCACGTTGGAGCGACGCTTCACCATCCGGACGAATGAGGGCTTCACCGGCGCCTTCGCCGCCAGGCTGCTGGCACGGATCACCGAGAAGGCCCCCAAGGTGGTTCTTCGCTTCGCACCGGAGGGCGATGGCGATGACGATGCCTTGCGCGAGGGCCGCATTGACCTCGACATCGGCGCGCTCCGGGCCATGGGGCCGGAGGTGCGGGTTCAGACGATTTTTCGCGACCATCATGTCGGTATCGTCCGGCCCGGTCATCCGATTCTGTCGGAACCGATCACGCCGGAGAGCTTCGCCCGTTTCGACCATATCAGCGTGTCGCGACGAGGCCGCGCCGAGGGGCCGATCGATCGCGCCCTTGCCGAGCTTGGGTTGGCCCGGCGGACGGCCCTGATCGTCCCCTCCTTCCTCTCGGCCATGTTCGCCCTGCCGGGTTCTGATCTCGTCGCCATGGTCCCAACCTTGACGCTCAGCGGCATTCCCGACCTCGGCTTGGCGCTCAGCACCTTCGATATTCCGCTACCGATGGAGACGGTGGTTGTCGCCCAGGCGTGGCATCCCCGTCTCAACCATGACGCCGCAAACCGCTTCCTGCGAGAAACCGTCCGCGAGGTCTGCGCCGGGCAATGGCACCAGCGGATTTCATAA
- a CDS encoding efflux transporter outer membrane subunit, whose protein sequence is MAGLNSLRRRALFLSCSSVLALAACAAGRDLAPLAVMPDLEHLDAGQVIQTTAQHSDASHALQWWTLYRDPQLDDLIAASVDEAPSIAAAAARIRRAEAALGTVEADAWPSVTGSGQLTRERFPDHYTYPAPYADSWGNEGVLTADLRYRLDFWGKQREAEAAAEERLAVAKAEAADAALVLQTAIVEAYVQLDAAYRTRDIAASGLSRRQGVIDLLVLRTKAGLATAIDAVQAQEAITETRSEIARLDGEIARRRYQIAALLGRDPAFAERLVRPTLITIANPAPLSAIPTTLLGYRPDVTMRRAMVEAAAHDIGVARAAFYPELDLTAFVGLKSFGFDRLLRLSSSAVGGGPAITLPIFDGGRLRGNLKGRTAEYDAAVSAYNAAIATALQQVADGIASLKSEFARRAEAEAALAHWISVVDLQKIRERHGLSSASDRLASETALLLSERRAAEACARIAIAQVTLIRALGGAWAPSSPIPTAAGAELSVDPRKMETKP, encoded by the coding sequence ATGGCTGGACTGAATTCCTTACGACGGCGAGCGCTTTTCCTTTCCTGTAGTTCGGTGTTGGCCCTGGCGGCCTGTGCGGCGGGACGTGACCTTGCTCCCCTCGCCGTGATGCCGGATTTGGAGCATCTTGACGCCGGACAGGTCATCCAGACGACGGCGCAGCACTCCGACGCGAGTCATGCTCTTCAGTGGTGGACGCTGTACCGCGATCCTCAGCTTGACGACCTGATTGCCGCTTCTGTTGACGAGGCGCCATCAATAGCGGCGGCGGCGGCCCGCATCCGCCGGGCAGAGGCTGCCCTCGGCACCGTCGAGGCTGACGCCTGGCCCTCGGTGACCGGCTCCGGCCAATTGACCAGGGAGCGCTTCCCCGACCATTACACCTATCCCGCCCCCTATGCCGACTCGTGGGGCAACGAGGGGGTGCTGACCGCCGATCTGCGCTATCGCCTGGATTTCTGGGGAAAACAGCGCGAGGCGGAAGCGGCAGCCGAGGAACGCCTCGCCGTCGCCAAGGCCGAGGCAGCCGACGCGGCACTGGTGTTGCAGACCGCCATCGTCGAGGCCTATGTCCAGCTTGATGCCGCCTATCGGACTCGCGACATCGCGGCGTCGGGGCTGTCGCGCAGGCAAGGCGTCATCGATCTGCTGGTTCTTCGCACCAAGGCTGGTCTTGCCACCGCCATCGACGCGGTGCAAGCCCAAGAGGCTATCACTGAAACCCGCAGCGAGATCGCCCGCTTGGACGGGGAGATCGCCCGGCGGCGCTACCAGATCGCCGCCCTGCTCGGCAGGGACCCCGCCTTCGCCGAGCGGCTTGTCCGCCCGACCCTGATAACCATCGCCAATCCGGCGCCACTATCCGCCATCCCAACAACCCTGCTGGGTTATCGTCCCGATGTGACCATGCGCCGGGCCATGGTGGAAGCGGCCGCGCACGACATCGGCGTGGCCAGGGCCGCCTTCTATCCCGAATTGGACCTGACCGCCTTCGTTGGCCTAAAAAGTTTCGGTTTCGACCGCCTGCTGCGCCTGAGCAGTTCCGCCGTCGGTGGCGGCCCCGCGATCACCCTGCCGATTTTCGATGGCGGACGGTTGCGCGGCAATCTCAAGGGCCGCACCGCCGAGTACGATGCCGCGGTCAGCGCCTATAACGCCGCCATTGCCACCGCCCTACAGCAGGTGGCGGATGGCATTGCTTCGCTGAAGTCGGAATTCGCGCGCCGGGCCGAGGCGGAAGCGGCGCTCGCCCATTGGATCTCCGTCGTCGACCTTCAGAAGATCCGCGAAAGGCACGGACTGTCGAGCGCGTCCGATCGCCTTGCTTCCGAGACCGCTCTACTGTTGAGCGAACGCCGGGCCGCGGAGGCCTGCGCCAGGATCGCCATTGCCCAGGTAACGCTGATCCGGGCTCTCGGCGGAGCCTGGGCGCCATCTTCCCCCATACCGACGGCCGCAGGCGCCGAACTGAGTGTCGATCCTCGCAAGATGGAAACGAAGCCATGA
- a CDS encoding efflux RND transporter periplasmic adaptor subunit yields the protein MTDSHVPSPGSNPAVIRRKRLTWLAGGLVAAAAIGGIWTVLSDDTLRATDDAYVGGQVVSVTPQVSGTVIRILADNTDRISAGALLVEIDPTDAKVELASAEAQLAQAVRSVRGLYASDARFNADIRVRQADINKARADLAKARADFRERQSIAGTGAVSAEDVRHAADAVHIAEAVLASAEAALGSAEQARAQALAQVDGLGAVLDTHPTVQNAAQRVRAATLAVERTRIPAPVSGMVAQRMVQLGRRVAPGDRLMAVVPLDRLWVDANFKEIQLKGVCPGQPATVTADIYGKAVVYHGHVEDMEAGTGAAFALLPAQNATGNWIKVVQRVPVRIGLDPTELARNPLRIGMSAKVEINAGVCDPKLAMERKPKTDDNAVLYEAQAAAADTRVSDIVAANIGGR from the coding sequence ATGACCGATTCCCACGTTCCTTCACCGGGGTCCAATCCCGCCGTCATCCGCCGCAAGCGGCTAACATGGCTGGCCGGCGGACTCGTCGCAGCCGCAGCCATCGGCGGCATTTGGACGGTATTGTCCGATGACACGCTTCGCGCGACCGACGACGCCTATGTCGGCGGTCAGGTGGTATCCGTGACGCCACAGGTCAGCGGCACCGTCATCCGCATCCTCGCCGACAACACCGACAGGATTTCGGCCGGGGCGCTGCTGGTGGAAATCGACCCGACCGACGCCAAGGTGGAACTGGCGTCTGCCGAAGCGCAGCTTGCCCAGGCGGTTCGAAGCGTGCGCGGGCTTTACGCCAGCGACGCCCGCTTCAACGCCGATATTCGCGTTCGGCAGGCCGACATCAACAAGGCCCGCGCCGATCTGGCTAAAGCCCGTGCCGATTTCCGCGAACGCCAGTCCATTGCCGGAACCGGCGCCGTTTCCGCCGAGGATGTCCGGCACGCAGCCGATGCCGTTCATATTGCAGAGGCGGTACTGGCATCGGCCGAGGCGGCATTAGGGTCGGCCGAGCAGGCCCGAGCGCAAGCCCTCGCCCAGGTCGATGGCCTGGGGGCGGTATTGGACACCCATCCGACGGTGCAGAATGCGGCTCAGCGGGTCCGTGCGGCCACGCTGGCCGTGGAACGGACCCGGATTCCGGCCCCGGTTTCCGGCATGGTCGCCCAGCGAATGGTGCAACTGGGGCGTCGTGTCGCCCCAGGCGACCGGCTGATGGCGGTGGTTCCCCTCGACCGACTGTGGGTCGATGCCAATTTCAAGGAAATCCAGCTCAAGGGCGTCTGCCCCGGACAGCCCGCCACCGTGACGGCGGACATCTACGGCAAGGCGGTGGTCTATCACGGCCACGTCGAGGACATGGAGGCGGGAACCGGCGCCGCCTTCGCGTTGCTGCCGGCGCAGAACGCCACCGGCAACTGGATCAAGGTGGTACAGCGGGTGCCGGTCCGTATCGGCCTCGACCCGACGGAACTCGCCCGTAACCCCTTGCGCATCGGCATGTCGGCCAAAGTCGAGATCAATGCCGGCGTCTGTGATCCAAAACTCGCCATGGAGCGCAAGCCCAAGACCGACGACAACGCGGTGCTGTATGAAGCCCAGGCCGCAGCGGCGGACACGCGCGTGAGCGATATCGTCGCCGCCAATATCGGAGGTCGGTAA
- a CDS encoding DHA2 family efflux MFS transporter permease subunit yields MSTSTPKSPITPLFGMPRALAAITLGLGSFMVVTDFTIANVSVPTISGDLSVSPDEGEWLITSYAIASAICIPLTGWLSRRFGQVRLFIASVTAFTIASILCGLAPSLDALLAFRVLQGAVSGPIVPLSQALLVAVFPAERQALAVAMWAMTNMAGPVAGPLLGGWITDQFTWPWIFLINVPVGIFVVASTFFLLRHRDSPTVKLPVDMIGFLLVAVAIGCLQVTLDRGRILDWFSSPLICVTAAMAGLGLIFLVVWELGDAHPIVDLRLFTHRNFAVGSMAVAVGFGLYLASIVMIPLWLQTDMDYNATWAGWVTAPIGVFGILLAPFLGRWVRTVDARLFASLAFVAMALVAWWRSTMTTEVDAGVIAMACLAQGVGIGFFLTPLVSLSFVGLPPDKVASASGLQNAIRMMSGSLTTSVAQTFWDQRARFHQTHLVETLTPSNENTTTMVTVMRKSGLTEDQVWAVIARQLEVQAHMLSLNDFFIFSTFAVTAGLAIIWFAHAPRKAS; encoded by the coding sequence ATGTCCACCTCCACCCCCAAGTCACCGATCACCCCCCTGTTCGGCATGCCCCGCGCACTGGCGGCGATTACCCTCGGCCTGGGTTCGTTCATGGTGGTGACGGACTTCACCATCGCCAACGTCTCCGTACCGACCATTTCCGGCGACCTCAGCGTCAGCCCGGACGAAGGCGAATGGCTGATCACCTCATACGCCATCGCCAGCGCCATCTGTATTCCGCTGACCGGCTGGCTGTCCCGGCGTTTCGGCCAGGTCCGGCTGTTCATCGCCTCGGTGACGGCCTTCACCATTGCTTCCATACTCTGCGGACTGGCGCCGTCATTGGACGCCCTTTTGGCCTTCCGGGTCCTCCAGGGCGCAGTATCCGGACCGATCGTGCCGCTGAGCCAAGCCTTGCTGGTCGCGGTCTTTCCCGCCGAGCGGCAGGCATTGGCAGTCGCCATGTGGGCCATGACCAATATGGCCGGACCTGTCGCCGGTCCGCTGCTCGGAGGCTGGATCACCGATCAATTCACCTGGCCGTGGATTTTTCTGATCAACGTGCCGGTGGGGATTTTCGTTGTCGCCTCCACCTTTTTTCTGTTGCGCCATCGTGATTCGCCGACAGTCAAACTGCCGGTCGACATGATTGGATTCCTCCTTGTCGCCGTGGCCATCGGCTGTCTGCAAGTGACGCTGGATCGCGGCCGGATTCTCGACTGGTTTTCCTCGCCCCTCATCTGCGTCACGGCGGCGATGGCCGGCCTTGGGCTGATATTTCTCGTGGTGTGGGAATTGGGGGACGCTCATCCCATCGTCGATTTGCGACTGTTCACCCATCGCAACTTCGCCGTCGGCAGCATGGCGGTGGCGGTCGGGTTCGGCCTCTACCTCGCCAGCATCGTGATGATCCCGCTGTGGCTGCAAACCGACATGGACTACAACGCGACCTGGGCGGGCTGGGTCACCGCGCCGATTGGGGTATTCGGCATCCTGCTCGCCCCGTTCCTCGGACGCTGGGTCCGCACGGTCGATGCCCGACTGTTCGCCAGCCTGGCCTTCGTCGCCATGGCTCTGGTGGCCTGGTGGCGTTCGACCATGACCACCGAAGTCGATGCCGGCGTCATCGCCATGGCTTGTTTGGCTCAAGGTGTCGGCATCGGCTTCTTTCTGACGCCGCTGGTCAGCCTGTCATTCGTCGGCCTCCCCCCGGACAAGGTGGCCTCGGCCTCCGGCCTGCAAAACGCCATTCGCATGATGTCAGGCAGCCTGACGACGTCGGTCGCCCAGACCTTCTGGGACCAGCGGGCACGCTTTCACCAGACCCATCTGGTCGAAACCCTGACGCCGTCCAACGAAAATACCACAACCATGGTCACTGTGATGCGCAAGAGCGGCCTGACCGAGGATCAGGTGTGGGCGGTGATCGCCCGCCAGCTTGAAGTGCAGGCGCACATGCTGTCCCTCAACGATTTCTTCATCTTTTCAACATTCGCCGTCACGGCGGGGTTGGCGATCATCTGGTTCGCCCACGCGCCGCGCAAAGCGTCTTGA
- a CDS encoding siderophore-interacting protein, which translates to MSTRGHDRALTPAGVVAVHDVTPHMRRISVVAPEFRNLGPIKPAQWMKVIFPSADNGKPAARGYTIRAYDPVIGRIDLDFTLHGGTGPAASWVRHAQVGEIIQLAGPGPGYDIDPRVDNHILIGDMTALPAIAAVAAALPATTRAAIIVEVIDARDEQPLDSAATLDVHWLHSGAEAPGTTGQIELAVQGAGLDYRKSQILLAGEAFMVRSVLTHLLVDRGVPQTSIQSKGYWKKGTPAYRGDD; encoded by the coding sequence ATGAGTACACGCGGTCACGACCGGGCCCTCACCCCCGCCGGGGTGGTCGCCGTCCACGACGTCACGCCCCACATGCGCCGCATCTCGGTTGTCGCCCCGGAGTTTCGCAACCTCGGTCCGATCAAACCGGCGCAATGGATGAAGGTCATTTTTCCCTCGGCTGACAACGGGAAACCCGCAGCGCGGGGCTACACCATCCGCGCTTACGATCCTGTCATCGGACGGATCGATCTGGATTTCACCCTGCATGGCGGTACCGGCCCGGCGGCCAGCTGGGTGCGGCACGCGCAGGTAGGAGAAATCATCCAACTGGCCGGGCCTGGTCCCGGCTATGACATCGATCCGAGGGTAGACAACCATATCCTCATCGGCGACATGACCGCCCTTCCGGCCATCGCCGCCGTGGCAGCCGCCCTGCCCGCGACGACGCGGGCCGCCATTATCGTCGAGGTCATCGACGCGCGGGACGAACAGCCGCTGGACAGCGCCGCCACGCTTGACGTGCATTGGCTTCATTCCGGGGCCGAGGCGCCGGGCACCACCGGACAGATCGAATTGGCAGTCCAGGGAGCCGGTCTCGATTACCGGAAGTCACAAATTTTGCTTGCGGGCGAAGCGTTCATGGTGCGGTCGGTGTTGACCCATCTTCTGGTTGACCGAGGTGTTCCGCAAACCTCGATCCAGTCGAAGGGTTACTGGAAAAAGGGAACACCGGCGTATCGGGGGGATGATTGA
- a CDS encoding universal stress protein yields MAISAILVAVDGGHDTDQVLALATSMALAFSAKTHVLTVADVPGMAATSDLAVEASEERARQVARAALERLAESGVTAESHVADGSPAKVIAALARSLGCDLIVIGHRHMSLLGRVFDPSVCDDLLDHTSCPVLVVPGSQ; encoded by the coding sequence ATGGCGATTTCCGCAATCCTGGTCGCTGTTGACGGAGGTCATGACACAGACCAAGTCCTCGCCTTGGCAACGTCTATGGCTCTGGCCTTCAGCGCGAAGACTCACGTTCTCACCGTTGCCGACGTACCGGGCATGGCTGCCACCAGCGATCTTGCCGTCGAGGCGTCCGAGGAACGCGCGAGGCAGGTTGCTCGCGCCGCACTCGAACGCCTTGCCGAAAGCGGCGTAACCGCCGAAAGCCATGTCGCCGACGGCTCTCCCGCCAAAGTCATCGCTGCTCTGGCACGGTCCCTGGGCTGTGACTTGATCGTGATCGGTCATCGCCACATGTCATTGCTCGGGCGCGTCTTCGATCCCTCGGTCTGCGACGATCTGCTCGACCACACGTCGTGTCCGGTCCTGGTCGTTCCTGGCTCCCAGTGA
- a CDS encoding SDR family oxidoreductase, translating to MIIDLSGKKAVVSASTAGIGLAIAKGLAACGAEIIINGRSRESVERALNVIRQSDGSAKLTGFSGDLATPRMCGQLLTEHPDCDILVNCLGIYALRDFFDTDDAEWERFFQTNVMSGDNQRRLVLRRAGRISEQGPLEQAALTGGILDRQRQRPPVNLLTQH from the coding sequence ATGATCATTGATCTGTCGGGAAAGAAGGCCGTGGTCAGCGCGTCAACGGCCGGCATCGGGTTAGCGATCGCGAAGGGGCTGGCCGCCTGCGGAGCCGAAATCATCATCAACGGCAGAAGCCGCGAGAGCGTCGAGCGGGCGTTGAACGTGATCCGACAGAGCGATGGATCGGCCAAACTAACGGGCTTTTCCGGTGACTTGGCAACGCCGCGGATGTGCGGGCAGTTGCTCACCGAACATCCGGATTGCGACATTCTCGTCAATTGCCTTGGCATCTACGCTCTTCGGGATTTCTTCGACACCGACGATGCGGAATGGGAGCGGTTCTTCCAGACCAATGTCATGTCCGGTGACAATCAGCGCAGGTTGGTATTACGTCGGGCTGGCAGAATCTCAGAGCAAGGCCCGCTCGAACAGGCGGCCCTCACCGGGGGAATACTTGACAGGCAGCGCCAACGCCCGCCAGTCAATTTGTTGACACAGCATTGA
- a CDS encoding peptidoglycan DD-metalloendopeptidase family protein, with the protein MGGLVTAKLLRSLKALAIALVVAGVAVVASRPFVPFSPFGDDGGALDQGQPAYVDLENEGSAQPLPDLTDGELEDRSRRPVDHILQVGAGETLMSLLGRAGIPSAEATQVVDALIKVFDPRDLKAGQKITVTFDPSPWGFGQGQFSQVGLAADPIREIQVRRTPQGGFAGREEKRQVSRQVAHYSGKIKSSLFESATAAGVPAQVIINMIRVLSYDVDFQRDIQAGDSFEVLFEGWYDTKGKLVKSGEVLYAGLDLSGAEVTLYRFEDGSGASDFFNGKGESAKKALLKTPVDGAKITSGFGLRHHPILGYSKMHKGVDFGVPPGTPIMAAGDGAVEMAGPNGAYGNYVRIRHGNGFATAYAHMQRIAQGIHTGRRIMQGQIIGFVGSTGRATGPHLHYEVLQGNSQVNPLSIKVPTGIKLAGRDMERYQGHKRSTDLLMAQIPSGSHIALNPGKPIQAKAN; encoded by the coding sequence TTGGGCGGCCTCGTCACAGCCAAACTGCTCCGCAGCCTGAAGGCCCTGGCCATCGCCCTGGTGGTGGCGGGCGTGGCGGTCGTCGCCTCGCGTCCTTTCGTTCCCTTCTCTCCCTTCGGCGACGACGGCGGAGCCCTGGACCAGGGACAGCCCGCCTATGTGGATCTGGAGAACGAAGGCAGCGCCCAGCCCCTGCCCGACTTGACCGACGGCGAATTGGAGGACCGCTCCCGCCGTCCGGTCGACCATATATTGCAGGTGGGCGCGGGCGAGACGCTGATGAGCCTGCTGGGCCGGGCCGGCATTCCGTCGGCCGAGGCCACCCAGGTGGTCGACGCCCTGATAAAGGTGTTCGATCCCCGTGACCTGAAGGCCGGGCAGAAGATCACCGTCACGTTCGACCCGTCCCCCTGGGGCTTCGGCCAGGGGCAGTTCTCCCAGGTGGGGCTGGCCGCCGATCCGATCCGCGAGATCCAGGTGCGCCGCACCCCCCAGGGCGGCTTCGCCGGCCGCGAGGAGAAGCGTCAGGTCAGCCGGCAGGTGGCTCACTATTCGGGCAAGATCAAGTCGAGCCTGTTCGAAAGCGCCACCGCCGCCGGTGTCCCCGCCCAGGTCATCATCAATATGATCCGCGTGCTGAGCTATGACGTCGACTTCCAGCGCGACATCCAGGCGGGCGACAGCTTCGAGGTGCTGTTCGAGGGCTGGTACGACACCAAGGGCAAGCTGGTGAAGAGCGGCGAGGTGCTCTATGCCGGCCTCGACCTGTCGGGAGCCGAGGTCACCCTCTACCGCTTCGAGGACGGCTCGGGCGCCTCGGACTTCTTCAACGGCAAGGGCGAGAGCGCCAAGAAGGCCCTGCTCAAGACCCCGGTGGACGGCGCCAAGATCACCTCCGGGTTCGGTTTGCGCCATCATCCCATCCTCGGCTATTCCAAGATGCACAAGGGCGTGGATTTCGGCGTGCCGCCCGGCACCCCCATCATGGCGGCCGGCGATGGCGCGGTGGAGATGGCCGGCCCCAACGGCGCCTATGGCAATTACGTGCGCATCCGCCACGGCAACGGCTTCGCCACCGCCTACGCCCACATGCAGCGCATCGCCCAGGGCATCCATACCGGCCGGCGCATCATGCAGGGCCAGATCATCGGCTTCGTCGGCTCCACCGGCCGCGCCACCGGCCCGCATCTGCATTACGAGGTCCTGCAGGGCAACAGCCAGGTCAACCCGCTGTCCATCAAGGTGCCCACCGGCATCAAGCTGGCCGGGCGCGACATGGAGCGCTACCAGGGCCACAAGCGCAGCACCGACCTGCTGATGGCCCAGATTCCCTCGGGCTCCCACATCGCGCTCAATCCCGGCAAGCCGATCCAGGCCAAGGCCAACTGA